The following proteins are encoded in a genomic region of Variovorax paradoxus:
- a CDS encoding phage tail protein: protein MFDACVIGSVSGFAGQVNPVSGDANNIWKNTACASQNSVTAPRRDDIPISYLEAQGWMLCDGRKLKVSAYPELFAALGYLYGGASDDFCIPDYRGLFLRGNDAGSGMDPDAASRVGPTGSGAVNGVGSYQCDAMQTHTHSYKAVTLAAVSQSGNAAGQASGDLETSAPIKPARLTSETRPKNLSINYIIKFR, encoded by the coding sequence ATGTTCGATGCATGCGTCATAGGCAGCGTCAGCGGTTTTGCCGGACAGGTGAACCCCGTTTCGGGCGACGCCAACAACATCTGGAAGAACACCGCCTGCGCGAGCCAGAACTCGGTGACGGCGCCCAGGCGCGACGACATTCCGATCAGCTACCTCGAGGCGCAGGGCTGGATGCTGTGCGACGGACGCAAGCTCAAGGTCAGCGCGTACCCGGAGCTGTTTGCGGCGCTGGGCTACCTGTACGGCGGGGCCAGCGACGACTTCTGCATTCCCGACTACCGCGGCCTTTTCCTGCGCGGCAACGATGCGGGCTCGGGCATGGACCCGGATGCCGCATCGCGCGTCGGGCCCACCGGCAGCGGCGCCGTCAATGGCGTGGGCTCCTACCAGTGCGACGCCATGCAGACGCACACCCATAGCTACAAGGCGGTGACGCTGGCGGCGGTGTCGCAAAGCGGCAATGCGGCCGGGCAGGCCTCGGGCGACCTGGAGACCAGCGCGCCCATCAAACCCGCGCGTCTCACCTCGGAGACGCGGCCGAAGAACCTCTCCATCAACTACATCATCAAATTTCGCTGA